TCTTGTAGAGGAGCCTCATCCTCTCGATGTGCTCTATGGCCTCATCTTTGGTGACCTCCACGATTATGTCCGAGAAGGCCCTGAATATCTTTCTTCCGGCCTTGCTGGAGCTTATCAGCCCTTCCGCGTAGTCCAGCTCCTTCATCCTCAGCTCAAGGGCCTGCCTGAGCTCTCTGACCTGTCTGAGCTGCAGGTTGAGGTCGTAGGCCTTTACCGCCTCCATTGGCCCACCCCCATAAAAAATTCAGGGGTGGAGGGTCACTCCTTCTTCTCTGGCTGGCTCTCCCTGAGCTCCCTAAGGAGCTCGTTGACCTTCCTGGTGTCCTCCTCGATCTTCCTCAGCAGGGCGAGGCGGAGCTCCATGAGGGCGTTTATCCTCTTCTCGATGTTCTCCCTGGCCTCGTCAACGGTCGTGTTGATGAGTATTCCGGCACCAACGTCCATTATGACGTCATCGGGCTTCTCTATCTTGCCCCTTATTGCTATGCCACTTCCGAGCGGGATGTAGATTGACTTGCCCTCACCCTTCTCCTTGAGGTAGCTCAGCGTGGCGTCAACTATCCTGAGGTCGGCTATGGTGGCATCGATCGCTCCAATCTGCTCCCTGAGGTACTCGATCTCGCCGAGGTAGCTCCTTATCTCGTCCTGAATCTGCTCGTGGGTCTTAACTTTCTTCTCCTCAGCCATTCCAACCACCCCCTCATCTTTTTCTTACCCAATGTTATTATAACGTTTGGTATTTAAAAGCTTTTCGCCGGGCAAGGCTTATTAGTCCAGAGCCCAAGGTTGGAATATGATAACCAACGAGACGAAGGGAAAAACCTGGCACGGAACGGTTAGGATGGCCGATAACTTTTTCAGGCGCTTCAGGGGGTTAATGCTGGCAAGGAACATCAACTACGCTCTCGTTTTCATTCTTCCGGCCGAGACAAAGGTCAACGCTTCAATCCACACCTTCTTCATGCTCTCCGACATCGATGTAATCTGGCTGGACTCCTCAAGAAGAGTCGTGGATTTCAAAACCGCCAGAAAATGGCGCCTCTACTCCCCAAAGAAGCCGGCGAAGTACATCATCGAGGGCCCGGTGGGCCTGATAAAGGTTCTCGCTGTTGAGGAAGGCGATTTAATAAGCTGGTCACCGACGGAGGATAGGAAAAAAGCCGTTCCCGTTAAGTCCCTCCTGCCAGGGGGAATAGACCTCGACGGCTCCAAGAACGGCGTGGCAATGGTGGAGAGCGTGAGGGAAGTTAAGGCGAAAGGTGCAGAAAATGTGCGTGCCGATGCTCTTCGAGGAGCCTAAACTCGGCGGTGCACTGGCTTTCTGTCCTTCTTCGGGAGGTGTCTTCGAGCTTGAGCAGGGGGAGTTCAAGGCCCTGAAGGGGAACCTTCCAGAACCCTAAATAAAATGGATGATTGCTTGCAAGGGCACAAACTTCTCTTGCCTGTCCTGCGCATTATGATGTCGCAGTTATCCTTTTTTCACGTGTGTAAATCCCACAACCCTTGGTTTTGACCCTTCAAAACGCTCGTTAAGCACCTTACGGATTCCCATAGCAACGTTCTCTTTTCCTGAATTTAACCCATACTTTTCGGGGTTCCTCAGCACGTCTTCTACGAGCTTTTTTGCCTCCGCCAGCTGAACTTCGCTGGCGGCTATGTCCATTATCGCATGATCCCGGTTGTAGCCCAAAATGCTCCGTGCTTCCATGTTAAGCTTAACGATGAGGAGCTCAGCACGGAAAAGCGCCTCCCTGATGTGGGCCTTCCTTGCGGTCTGACGTAGGCTCCTTATTCTCTGTACTATCTTTCTGCCCACCTCATCGATGTCGTTCCCCTTCTGCAGTTCTCTGCGGTATTCCCTAAGAACTATCAGCATTTGCTGGATGCCTTCCAGTATCTGGTCTGGATCCTTGATTCCACCAGTGCCAATGAGAGCCTCAACAAAGGAGATCGCAGAGGGTGCAACTGCCTCGGGATGCACATTTAATATTTCCCGAAGGTCCTTGTGTGGCGGCAGGACTACAATCTGTTCTCCATTTCTTATTATTGGCAAGCCAGTTTCCGGATGCACCTCTGCCTTTTGTGGATCAACGTCTTCTATCCGGACTACGTCCTTCTCTTTTCTGACCTCCAGCGGGTTGCGTTTTGCTGGTGGTGTTGGCGCTCTTTGTGGTGTCTTTGTCCTGGTTTGC
This genomic stretch from Thermococcus sp. harbors:
- a CDS encoding DUF192 domain-containing protein, with translation MITNETKGKTWHGTVRMADNFFRRFRGLMLARNINYALVFILPAETKVNASIHTFFMLSDIDVIWLDSSRRVVDFKTARKWRLYSPKKPAKYIIEGPVGLIKVLAVEEGDLISWSPTEDRKKAVPVKSLLPGGIDLDGSKNGVAMVESVREVKAKGAENVRADALRGA
- a CDS encoding prefoldin subunit, encoding MEAVKAYDLNLQLRQVRELRQALELRMKELDYAEGLISSSKAGRKIFRAFSDIIVEVTKDEAIEHIERMRLLYKSEIEKLRKKEKELMEELSKLRA
- the pfdA gene encoding prefoldin subunit alpha; translation: MAEEKKVKTHEQIQDEIRSYLGEIEYLREQIGAIDATIADLRIVDATLSYLKEKGEGKSIYIPLGSGIAIRGKIEKPDDVIMDVGAGILINTTVDEARENIEKRINALMELRLALLRKIEEDTRKVNELLRELRESQPEKKE